The genomic DNA aatattgatgcgattaaattgattaattaatcagcatacgatgtaattaatgcaattaacaattgtaattcattgacagccctaataataatatgttgttttaaagggcaATGATTTGTTTAAATGGTTATTTTAATCTATATTTATATCATAATGTGCATCAGCCTGATAGTGGCCCACAGAGAAAAGTCCTGCCTCTCTCTATGGACAATCCGACCCTGGCACTGATGGTCTGGTGTGTTAGGGCACTGGGTGATAAACTGTGTTTTGACTGGCTTTTCTGCTTTTACAGGACGGAGGCACCAGAGGGCGCCGCAGTGCAATAGAGGCAGATATGAAGATGAAAAAGTGAACCAAGACATTTCACTGCTGCTGTCACAGAAGTTAAAATAGGCTATATTTAGCTGTTTCTTTAAGAAGTTCTGGTTAAGTTTAGTTTGGTTTAATTCAGcagttcttaaaggtgcagtgtcATTCTCAGAATATGGACAAAAGGACACTGGACACAGAGGATACAAACAGGACATTTTTCTTCTTGACTGGAGACGTTTTAAGGGCGTGACCCTCCAAATTTTTCATGTGGAAAACATCTTTCCAGAACACTCTAGTTCATGAATAGCCCTGAAAAAATGGTCTTGTGTCCTCTGACTTACAGGACCGGTCAAACTGACCAGCACTTGTGCATTTGACTTTAGAGGAGTTGGTTAAAAGTCAAAAACTATTTATTGCAGATGTTTCACAACTGGCCTCTTAAGGTTAATGTGGAATGTACCACCATCATAACCACTGGATGGTTAGAAATGAGAATGTCACTTTCTTACAAGAATGAAACTTTACAACCCCATTATTCAAGACAAAGATTATCGCCTTATTGCAACACTTTGTCATGTGTTAGCTGATGAGAACTGATGAACAGTGATGAGTGgttaaataaaaaagcttttttctTCTATAGAGATGAAGTTGACCCtcttgaaacttttttttttttttttgcataggcaGAACAGACACTGAACTTTGGATGACAGTTTAAAGGCCCACTGTACTAGATTCATTTTGTTGGGTTTTGTTTTTCAGTCAGCTTTATGCTTAAAGTGAACTTAATTTGACTTCTGTGCATTTAGAAAGAACATAGTTTTGTACAGGGTCTTCTGTGTACAGTGTTTTTGAGTgttgtgaaatgttttaataaaacagaGTCTGCAATTATAATTGTGTTCCAGTTCAAACAATATGTTCATGTAGACCGTGGTAAGTTtaagaataatttattaaaatattgttgtgctttaaaaaaaaaaaatactgttacaAATGATTCAGTAGTTTTGGTTTACTGAGGGACAATGCCAGCATGTCCCTTTTCTTTTAAAGCTACAAAACACAAAGATAACTTACAGTGGTGTCAACATATACTGTGGTGGAATGATTCCTATATGAACCCTCCTACATACCTGAACATCAATGCAAACAATGCTGAAGAATCCAAACTGAACATTCTGTAGTGGTAACACCCTTCAAAGTCATATTTAACATCTTATGTTACACAGAACAGTGGGTGTAAtctgacaaatatatatattttatatataaagtgGCAAAACAGTCTTTTACATAATTCAATATATGGTAACGCTTAAGAATAACTTTCAGTAGTTTTAGAATGCAAGATCATATGTGGAAAATATCAGTATCAAGATTTTCATATTTCAAACTATTTGAATGTATATGAATGATCTGTTAGGCATTATATAGTGCAATTTTATACAACAGCAACAACAGTTTTATTAAGAGCAATATCAGTATAGagcaaaattctgtttaaaagTACCAGTACGAAAGCCCATTTCTGTGACATGAAAAAGTGCTTTGGTAAGTCTtattgagatactaagtcaagtcataatttttttttttttttttaagagaagtcaTAATAGTGAGATACAAAGTTGTTTGACATTTATATGAGAACTTGTGTGAGATAAGTCCTAATGaggtaaaatataaattattagcaAGTCATTATGagaagtcaattatgagatactaagtcataattattagatCCAAAGTTATTATTTTGAGATAAGTCAATTTTAAAGTAACTAATTCTTGTGATttatgtcaaaattatgagatagcaAGTCAAATGAGATtataattaagatttttttcaaaGTCAGAATTGAGATAGTCAAAATTATTAGATTCAGAGTTATAATTCTGAGATATGAATTCTAATGACTGTTATATGAGAAGTTAAAATTATGATACAGTAAGTCAGAATTATATTCAAAATTATAATTGAGATAAGTTATGACATCACATATGACTTTGTCATAAAAATTACTTTACTATCTAATAATTCTGACTTACCGAcgtacaattttttttatgtggcatAAATGTGCTTCCATACTCACGtgcttgtgatattgcttaaatatttgttaatgtttttctAGACAGTTATTATACAGCATTACACAAGTTTAAGATCATTCAGTGCACTCAGAAATAAATGAAAGTCACAGTAAAAAATACTGTGCAAGACTAACTTTCCTATGAATTTTGTAGCAACCCCCCAAACATGTCAATCAGTCTCAATAAAATTCCAGTACAGTAGGAGCAGCGGATGAGTAGAGCTTTTGCTTGATCAGCCGGTATTCTCGTTTAATGCTTAAGACTTTCCCGCCTTCAAAAAAGATCTTTAGCGGTGGCCAACCGTTCAGGTCAGACTGCAAGATTACCGACAGCTCAAAGGTGGGTGTGAGACTCTGATCGGGTGTCACGGTGCCCAGCTTCAGTAATGTACCCTTGCTTTCCATGAACATGTGGGTCAAGGCGCCACGTATCCCGCACGGCTCATTCATGGATGCGCGCAGGATGTCTCTGGCAACACGCGCGGTCATGCGCCTGGGCAGACGAAGCTCCTGGCAGCGCAAACTTGCCCTTTTGGCATCAAAGAGACACTTCTCAATGCTTTTGGAGAGCTCAAGCTGAAGACACACACCTTCGCCTTCCTCCTCTTCCAAACTGCTCTCAGATCCCAGACCTGAGAAGAAATAATGAGAAGAAAGACTCAGGCTCAGCTGATTAGGGCAGGAACTTTACATCAGCAGTTTGAAAGTGACTGATGGCCCATTAGATTAGGAAGAAGAAACTAAGTTTAGAGTACTACGATGTTGCAGATCAGGAAAGCCGGGACAATGTGCATCACTAATCATCAAGACTGTGTCAAAACTggcgtaaaaaaaataaataaaaaatatgtttttaaaatgactataaacaaGAAAGGGTTTTAGAGAAAACTGGGGCAAGTGGTCACActtttttttactacactgaaTATTCCTCAAGGGGTTTTTTTTAGGTACAGGCATACACCTTATAAAGTCACAGATATAcaatggcagccaaaagtttggaataatgtacagattttgctcttttggaaataatttggtacttttattctccaaagtggcattcaactgatcacaatgtatagtcaggacattaataatgtgataaattactattacaatttgaaaaaaatgctcagaacttcttaaactacttcaaagagttctcataaaaaaatcctccacgtgcagcaatgacagctttgcagatccttggcattctagctgtcagtttgtccagatactcaggtgacatttcaccccacgcttcctgtagcacttgccatagatgtggctgtcttgtcgggcacttctcacgcaccttacagtctagctgatcccacaaaagctcaatggggttaagatccataacactcttttccaattatctgttgtccaatgtctgtgtttctttgcccactctaaccttttcttttggtttttctgtttcaaaagtgtctttttctttgcacttcttcccataaggcctgcacccctgagtcttctctttactgttgtacatgaaactggtgttgagcgggtagaattcaatgaagctgtcagctgaggacatgtgaggtgtctatttctcaaactagagactctgatgtactgatcctcttgtttagttgtacatctgtccttccacatctctttctgtccttgttagagccagttgtcctttgtctttgaagactgtagcatacacttttgtatgaaattagtaatttatcatgattactcaaggataaggtgttggagtgatggctgctgtctagatttgatcaaaaatgacttttttcaaatagtgatggtgctgttttttacatcagtaatgtcctgactatatcttcagtgattaaaaataataataaaaccacaacagtgtggttttattattattattattaagcacttaagagctgacaaaatcatcATGATatcgaaagaaaaaaaaaaaaaaaaatgatcataaaTTTAAGGCAGTTTAGGCGTTTAAAGCCAACATATAAAACCATTactaaagaaaacacatttatgCAATTGGGCTCAAACCCAAGTTCCGccttgtgacaactaaccccggtCTCTCCATATTGCTGTTTAACTCAAATGAAACTAGAAGGTTAGGCTACTCACTTGATGAACTTTGTGCTTTCATTAGTCTGCCGCAGTGCTTCAGTTTCTCTTTGTCTGATTTGAAGTATTGTTGAAACGTCAAACCCTCTACTAGGTTTTCCTGCTCGCACCTGACGGACATCCCGTTACCGAACACCAGTGCGTAAGTGTAGACCATTTTAACGTTATTTCCTGCGAGTAGTTCACCGAGAGCTCGCCCACCTTCTCCACAGAGTGTTTCGTTGCTCCTTCCATGAATGCAAGAGGTTGAAGTGTCTTTTCCCTCTCGCCGGCTGTATTTATACTGGTCGCTCTTTGTTGCATCAGCTGATTGTGGGACAGGCGATATTACCAAAGTTACCCTttaagcaagtcagtccactcggcgaacacttattttctatggatacaagcggcattatagtacagctcctatctgcttgaacgGGGAAAGACAAACATCgctaaaacggttggtcaagagtaCGATcacagaacatatttcaaatcagcagttataTTTGACTACAATGGTATCATACATTGTACtactttagctcagatcacgctaaaaccCGCTATTTTCCAGGCTgctccagctaatgcgcatgcgcgttttcGAGTCGACCAACAcgcgatgtctgtatctgaaatgtgattggctcttttacccgtGAGGCGGGACATTCTTTTCTACATTcgccatattgggcgttccaatttctcccattcattttaatagaagtgatcTGTCTAGGGCTAATACTAGTCTCTGATATTACGCAAACCCTTGAGAGGTTAGATCAGACTGGTAAAGTACATGCAACCCATCCAGACTCTTGCGCTTATACTAGTCTCTGATTAGAAGGCCtttaaatgttatattatatacataaacaaacatacaCTGCCTAATATTGAGATGACTTAAAAACGGGCTCAATCTATCTTTATTCACGTTTAGCCTCAACGCTAACAGTATTAGAGTGGGTGACAAAAATATATCACTTTTTTGCAGTTCCCTTACTAGTTCAGTGGTTTGACAAATCAGTTTGTAACAGTAAATATCCCATATAGTTTGTATATAATGAGGTTATTAAAACTGCATGGATAATAATTAGAGAAGAATTAGACAAatgtttaaaagtgtttaaaataGTTGTAGATGAAGTAGGGCCCAGTGGTGGGTTGTAACAGATTACATATAATCAAGATTTTGTAACCAGAttgcaaaaatcaagtacttgttattttattaaattacattttcaatacatcaatatattatgaacaatttactgtctttgcctgattaatatgtaatcatgttatCCATACTAATTAGTTGATGTTTATATGtgttaaatgtaaatatagtgtTAGGGTTACATTAGTCATACagactaattttatgatacttttatggtgctttttttatcATTTCAGAACTTGACAGCCCCAgccccctttcactttcattatagagaaaagagtgaccaggatattctttaaaactttaccttttgtgttccacaaaagaaaaagtaatacggatttggaacaacattagggtgagtaaatgacaaa from Myxocyprinus asiaticus isolate MX2 ecotype Aquarium Trade chromosome 22, UBuf_Myxa_2, whole genome shotgun sequence includes the following:
- the LOC127412733 gene encoding DNA damage-inducible transcript 4-like protein, with protein sequence MVYTYALVFGNGMSVRCEQENLVEGLTFQQYFKSDKEKLKHCGRLMKAQSSSSLGSESSLEEEEGEGVCLQLELSKSIEKCLFDAKRASLRCQELRLPRRMTARVARDILRASMNEPCGIRGALTHMFMESKGTLLKLGTVTPDQSLTPTFELSVILQSDLNGWPPLKIFFEGGKVLSIKREYRLIKQKLYSSAAPTVLEFY